Proteins encoded within one genomic window of Acidithiobacillus sp. AMEEHan:
- a CDS encoding type IV pilus secretin PilQ family protein, translating into MNQNDSFAVIASPGKRRKRPTVLRLALLTAIGCMAVTGTSWAESLIRGLQVEASAQGTILNIQSDSRPSYDVNTFNHGYRVQIDFQDAHFLPQANNVASGGVIENILSENDGHDARLDLLLRSPQAVMVEPAPGGYRLRFVALHEKPAAAAAAIPTTSAESSAAVAAAPEMSAAPATLGTSVDDLSFHREKDGAGMLSLSIQGMQPQMDVRRESGRLVVTLHNTQVSSSLTHRFGTDQFGTPVQYVDVYPLGTSTRLILHIDGPFQYSAYQLGQQTMISVRHENANVAAENPMQSKRLSMDFQNISVRDALQVIADFTHQNIVVSNSVSGTLSIRLKNEPWEEAFKVILESQGLAVKHIGNILWVAPASQITSQEEAELKAEASKRKLEPLVTELIPLKYARATQIADLLRGFSQQINNSDSGSGLNAQQSHALASALGIPSENLIGNSLLGPRGSVAVVTRTNSLLVRDTPQDIDNIKKLIAQIDKPVPQVLIEARIVQITTNAAQSLGIQWGGTYTSGGGGGIINLSGTGASNTTSTQGGSYPIGNFGSGSSTGTSTGSTSGGVPALVNLPAYAPSGSPLTGLNPASLGFALGNASGSRILNLQLQALQAANKAKIISSPKVLTEDNETATIAQGTEIPYQQASSSGATAVSFKKAELSLKVTPHIAPNGKVTMDVEATNNQPNYAQVTAGGVPINTQEVKTKLLVNNGQTVVIGGIYTETNSSSQSGVPLLKDIPLLGWLFKAKEYNTAQTELLVFITPKVVGGQSVGDDAG; encoded by the coding sequence ATGAACCAGAACGATTCTTTCGCAGTGATAGCGTCCCCAGGCAAGCGGCGGAAACGTCCTACTGTCCTGCGTCTTGCCCTGCTGACCGCAATAGGCTGCATGGCGGTAACCGGTACCAGCTGGGCCGAAAGCTTGATCCGGGGGTTGCAGGTCGAGGCCAGTGCCCAGGGAACGATACTCAACATCCAAAGCGATTCGCGGCCATCCTATGATGTGAATACCTTCAACCATGGCTACCGCGTGCAGATCGATTTTCAAGACGCCCATTTTCTCCCGCAGGCCAACAACGTCGCTAGTGGAGGAGTAATCGAAAACATTCTCAGCGAAAATGACGGGCACGACGCGCGCCTGGACCTCTTGCTGCGCTCGCCACAAGCAGTGATGGTGGAACCCGCTCCTGGCGGATACCGTTTGCGCTTCGTTGCCCTGCATGAGAAGCCGGCAGCTGCGGCCGCAGCCATTCCCACCACAAGCGCCGAATCCAGCGCGGCGGTTGCCGCTGCTCCGGAGATGTCAGCCGCACCTGCCACCCTCGGCACGAGCGTGGACGATCTCTCCTTTCACCGGGAAAAGGATGGCGCTGGTATGCTTTCCCTCAGCATTCAGGGGATGCAGCCGCAAATGGACGTGCGTCGGGAATCCGGGCGCCTGGTCGTTACCTTGCACAACACCCAAGTGTCCAGCAGCCTCACCCATCGCTTTGGGACGGATCAATTCGGTACCCCGGTACAGTACGTCGATGTCTATCCCTTGGGTACCAGCACCCGCCTGATCCTTCATATCGATGGTCCATTTCAGTACTCTGCCTATCAGCTCGGCCAGCAGACCATGATCTCTGTGCGCCATGAGAATGCCAATGTCGCTGCAGAGAATCCCATGCAAAGCAAGCGCCTGAGCATGGACTTCCAGAACATCAGCGTGCGGGATGCCTTACAGGTTATTGCCGATTTCACGCACCAGAACATTGTGGTTTCCAATAGCGTTTCCGGGACCCTTTCCATCCGCCTGAAGAATGAGCCTTGGGAAGAGGCCTTCAAGGTGATTCTGGAATCCCAGGGCCTTGCCGTGAAGCACATCGGCAATATTCTCTGGGTGGCCCCGGCTAGCCAGATCACGAGTCAGGAAGAAGCAGAGTTGAAGGCCGAGGCCAGCAAGCGCAAGCTGGAGCCCCTGGTGACCGAACTGATCCCCCTGAAGTATGCGCGGGCGACGCAGATCGCGGATTTGCTGCGCGGCTTCTCCCAGCAGATCAACAATAGCGATTCTGGGTCTGGCCTCAACGCGCAGCAAAGTCACGCCCTCGCCTCTGCCTTGGGAATTCCATCGGAAAACCTCATCGGCAATTCTCTCTTGGGTCCGCGTGGTTCCGTCGCCGTGGTCACCCGCACCAATAGCCTCTTGGTACGCGATACCCCGCAAGACATCGACAACATCAAAAAGCTGATCGCCCAGATCGACAAGCCGGTCCCCCAGGTCCTCATCGAGGCGCGTATCGTCCAAATCACCACCAATGCCGCGCAGTCTCTGGGTATCCAATGGGGTGGCACCTACACCTCTGGTGGCGGCGGCGGCATTATCAATCTGTCGGGTACCGGCGCCTCGAACACCACCAGCACCCAGGGAGGCAGCTATCCGATCGGTAACTTCGGTAGCGGCAGTAGCACTGGTACCAGCACCGGCAGTACGAGCGGTGGCGTGCCTGCCCTAGTGAATCTGCCGGCCTATGCGCCGAGCGGCAGCCCGCTGACTGGCTTGAATCCTGCGTCCCTCGGCTTCGCCTTGGGCAACGCCTCCGGCAGCCGAATTTTGAACCTGCAACTGCAGGCCCTGCAGGCGGCCAACAAAGCGAAAATCATCTCCAGTCCGAAAGTACTGACCGAGGACAACGAGACCGCTACTATCGCTCAGGGTACGGAAATTCCCTACCAGCAGGCGTCGAGCAGTGGTGCCACCGCCGTTTCCTTCAAGAAGGCCGAGCTGAGCCTCAAGGTCACTCCCCACATCGCCCCCAACGGCAAAGTCACCATGGACGTCGAGGCCACCAACAACCAGCCAAACTACGCCCAGGTGACAGCGGGTGGTGTGCCCATCAATACCCAGGAGGTCAAGACCAAACTGCTGGTCAACAACGGGCAGACCGTCGTCATCGGCGGCATCTACACGGAAACCAACAGCAGCAGTCAATCCGGGGTTCCATTGCTGAAGGATATTCCACTCTTGGGTTGGCTGTTCAAAGCCAAGGAATATAATACGGCGCAAACAGAGCTGTTGGTTTTCATTACCCCCAAGGTGGTGGGTGGGCAAAGCGTGGGAGACGACGCTGGCTAG
- a CDS encoding shikimate kinase, translating into MGKAWETTLARIILIGPMGSGKSTIGRLLAARLRWQFVDSDARIVAATGVDIPTIFAIEGEAGFREREHRVLHDIAQEDEDIVLATGGGAVLDPRNRELLRRMGEVIYLEVSVSEQLRRLRHDRQRPLLQVDNLRQRLEELAAERTPLYRQTAHWRVRGDALRSDQVLRQILRHLRDLCTGQ; encoded by the coding sequence GTGGGCAAAGCGTGGGAGACGACGCTGGCTAGAATCATCCTCATTGGCCCCATGGGGTCGGGCAAAAGTACCATCGGCCGCCTTCTGGCGGCCCGTTTGCGTTGGCAGTTCGTCGATTCCGACGCGCGCATCGTGGCTGCCACCGGGGTAGACATTCCCACGATCTTTGCCATCGAGGGCGAAGCGGGTTTTCGCGAACGCGAGCATCGGGTGCTCCACGACATTGCGCAAGAGGATGAAGATATCGTGCTGGCGACTGGCGGCGGCGCAGTACTCGATCCTCGCAATCGGGAACTGCTGCGCCGCATGGGCGAGGTGATCTACCTGGAAGTGAGTGTCAGCGAGCAACTCCGGCGTCTTCGTCATGATCGCCAGCGCCCGTTGCTACAGGTGGATAATCTACGCCAGCGCCTGGAAGAACTAGCCGCGGAGCGCACCCCCCTCTATCGGCAGACTGCCCATTGGCGAGTACGTGGCGACGCCCTGCGCTCCGACCAAGTGCTGCGTCAGATCCTGCGCCATTTGCGCGACCTTTGTACGGGCCAATAG
- the tadA gene encoding tRNA adenosine(34) deaminase TadA, with protein sequence MQEQDQMWMRAALTAARVAAESGEVPVGAVLVDAAGTCLASTHNAPIASHDPTAHAEVQALRQAAQRLGNYRLGGCTLYVTLEPCVMCFGAILHARLARVVYGAADPKAGVIESHLRLPELAPSNHRLQWEGGVLAEEASLLLKEFFRTRRTRL encoded by the coding sequence GTGCAAGAACAGGACCAGATGTGGATGCGGGCGGCGCTGACCGCGGCGCGCGTGGCGGCGGAGTCCGGCGAAGTCCCGGTGGGCGCGGTGCTGGTCGACGCTGCGGGAACGTGCCTGGCGAGCACGCACAATGCTCCGATTGCCAGTCACGATCCAACGGCGCATGCGGAAGTGCAGGCTTTGCGCCAGGCCGCGCAGCGCCTAGGGAACTACCGCTTGGGGGGCTGTACTCTATATGTCACTTTGGAACCCTGCGTCATGTGTTTTGGCGCCATCCTACACGCGCGCCTGGCGAGAGTGGTGTATGGCGCAGCCGACCCCAAGGCGGGGGTGATCGAAAGTCATCTGCGACTTCCCGAGTTGGCACCGAGCAACCATCGCCTGCAGTGGGAAGGTGGGGTGCTGGCGGAAGAGGCATCGCTGTTGCTCAAGGAGTTTTTTCGCACGCGGCGGACTAGGCTATGA
- a CDS encoding PilN domain-containing protein codes for MIYINLLPHRETKRKQQQQIFLAGLLLVLLVAAAIYYGIYEVFVGRVQAEQEKIVYLQGVTQQLDQKIASIADLRKKRDALLAREKIISTLQDRRDLSVRIFNSLAAITPQGVFLTKLQQQGDNVTLSGYAEGNDQVAEFMRKIETSGVFDKPTLDIISKAQLGGDEVNQFTLQMQTRLPKVKPEQTHDLG; via the coding sequence ATGATCTATATCAACTTACTTCCTCATCGCGAAACCAAGAGAAAGCAACAGCAACAAATTTTCCTCGCCGGGCTTCTTCTTGTGCTGCTAGTCGCCGCAGCCATTTATTATGGAATTTATGAGGTTTTCGTTGGGCGTGTGCAGGCAGAACAGGAGAAAATCGTCTACCTGCAGGGGGTTACCCAGCAACTGGACCAAAAAATTGCCTCCATTGCCGATCTGCGTAAAAAACGAGATGCTTTGCTCGCGAGGGAAAAAATCATCAGCACCCTTCAGGATCGACGTGACCTCAGCGTGCGGATTTTCAACTCGCTGGCAGCCATCACCCCACAAGGGGTATTTCTGACCAAGCTACAGCAACAGGGGGACAACGTCACCCTTTCCGGCTACGCCGAGGGTAACGACCAAGTCGCCGAATTCATGCGAAAAATTGAAACCAGTGGAGTTTTCGACAAGCCCACGCTGGACATCATTAGCAAAGCCCAATTGGGCGGTGACGAAGTAAATCAGTTCACCCTCCAGATGCAAACTCGTCTGCCCAAGGTAAAGCCGGAGCAAACTCATGACCTGGGATGA
- a CDS encoding pilus assembly protein PilP, protein MKVSGRIASLVTLTLLLSACSHNENLAKLQAFVQEGPQLHPKVQPLPPIPHYTATAYSNPSNRDPFTSFSTLALRAEAAAAGTKMAPQRKGPLQPLERYALGSLTLTGIMQADGKHWAVFLTPDDKVYRADVGSGIGDKNGHIVSIDAQRHEVVVIQYLPNAFGGYEKQSTTLHFQSNA, encoded by the coding sequence ATGAAGGTGTCAGGCCGCATTGCCAGTCTTGTGACGCTCACTCTGCTGCTGAGCGCCTGCTCCCATAACGAAAACCTGGCAAAGCTACAGGCCTTTGTTCAGGAAGGGCCACAGCTGCACCCCAAGGTGCAGCCACTGCCTCCGATACCGCACTATACAGCCACGGCTTACAGCAATCCTTCGAACCGCGATCCCTTCACCAGTTTTTCTACGCTGGCATTGCGCGCAGAGGCGGCAGCGGCGGGGACGAAAATGGCGCCGCAGCGGAAGGGGCCGCTCCAGCCGTTGGAAAGATATGCGCTTGGCAGCCTTACCCTGACGGGAATCATGCAAGCGGATGGAAAACACTGGGCGGTATTTCTGACCCCGGACGACAAGGTCTATCGTGCGGATGTAGGTAGCGGCATCGGCGACAAGAATGGTCACATCGTGTCCATCGACGCTCAGCGTCACGAAGTCGTTGTCATCCAGTATCTGCCCAATGCTTTCGGCGGCTACGAAAAACAAAGCACGACTCTGCACTTTCAGAGCAATGCTTGA
- a CDS encoding secondary thiamine-phosphate synthase enzyme YjbQ, producing MTMRQWDEEWILPTEGRRFYEISDPLRAWLGKIRASHGWLLLFLPHTSASLALQENADSDVQADILDFLARWIRDDDPAYRHRNEGPDDMSAHIRTLLGTQSLQIPVRAGRLLLGTWQGAYLLEHRERPQRRKIMISFLGEGEE from the coding sequence ATGACGATGAGACAGTGGGATGAAGAGTGGATACTGCCTACGGAGGGTCGACGCTTTTATGAAATCTCCGATCCGCTACGGGCTTGGTTGGGCAAGATTCGGGCGAGCCATGGTTGGCTGCTTCTCTTTTTGCCGCATACCTCCGCGAGTCTTGCTTTGCAGGAAAACGCGGACAGCGACGTACAGGCAGATATCCTTGACTTTCTCGCGCGCTGGATTCGTGATGATGACCCGGCCTATCGTCATCGCAACGAGGGTCCGGACGATATGTCGGCACATATTCGCACCCTGCTTGGAACGCAGAGCCTGCAGATCCCTGTGCGGGCTGGCCGCCTGCTCTTGGGAACCTGGCAGGGAGCTTATCTGCTGGAGCATCGCGAACGCCCGCAACGGCGGAAAATCATGATCAGTTTTTTGGGTGAGGGAGAAGAATGA
- a CDS encoding type 4a pilus biogenesis protein PilO gives MTWDEINNLQLDDLMRLPLKVKAIIAAVIIIVLGLLAWFWFISPENDKYHNLHLQVESMKEQVRQKQLLAADLPAYQTQIQEMKQRFQRFLSQLPNRAQIPSLLDDVTLAGRSRGLEFSLFQPLPEVNKNFYAEIPVKINVVGTYGDIGRFAAAVAAMPRIVTINDISISPTAGASNPVPPAKALAAQQLQMSCVATTYRYIEAKPEQTGAQK, from the coding sequence ATGACCTGGGATGAAATCAACAATCTGCAGCTTGATGATCTCATGCGCCTGCCGCTCAAGGTCAAGGCCATCATCGCGGCGGTCATCATCATTGTACTGGGGCTCTTGGCCTGGTTCTGGTTCATTTCCCCAGAAAACGACAAATATCACAATCTTCATTTACAGGTGGAAAGCATGAAGGAGCAAGTTCGCCAAAAGCAGCTCCTGGCCGCCGATCTGCCTGCCTATCAAACGCAAATTCAGGAAATGAAACAGCGCTTTCAGCGTTTTCTAAGCCAGCTGCCGAATCGCGCGCAAATCCCTTCCCTGCTCGACGACGTCACCCTCGCCGGCAGAAGTCGCGGCCTGGAGTTCTCGCTGTTTCAACCACTTCCGGAAGTAAACAAGAATTTCTATGCGGAAATCCCGGTGAAAATCAATGTGGTGGGGACCTATGGTGACATAGGGCGCTTCGCCGCGGCGGTGGCGGCGATGCCGCGGATCGTGACCATCAACGATATCAGCATCTCCCCCACGGCGGGCGCGAGTAATCCCGTTCCGCCCGCCAAAGCGCTGGCGGCCCAGCAACTGCAAATGTCCTGTGTGGCCACGACCTACCGCTACATCGAGGCCAAACCCGAGCAGACAGGAGCACAAAAATGA
- the thyX gene encoding FAD-dependent thymidylate synthase, producing the protein MAAHNKATSELEEEIAERLRVHPDACLRIGNFGFIELEDSWGDEATIVNTARISTTNNRLANAEAFSERDRNLLYQLLRDQHGTPFETVYFRFRFIAPIFVLRQWVKHRISSWNEFSMRYRKPISEAYVPDLAARSVDGYAVLDDEAVAEYEALLSDLFAWYERHYEAACARIDAARVEGALPAKSGGRDPYRGRARELLRNVMPVAAYSDVYWTVNFRSLMNFFRLRRKPDAQYEIRQYADAAYLLFSRRLPLLASTMEQVLRESHG; encoded by the coding sequence ATGGCAGCACATAACAAGGCCACCAGTGAGCTGGAGGAAGAAATTGCCGAGCGCCTGCGCGTACATCCTGACGCCTGCCTGCGCATTGGCAATTTCGGTTTCATCGAGCTCGAAGACAGCTGGGGCGATGAAGCCACCATCGTCAATACCGCCCGCATCAGCACCACCAACAATCGCTTGGCCAATGCCGAGGCCTTCAGCGAGCGTGATCGCAACCTACTCTATCAGTTGCTTCGTGACCAGCATGGTACGCCCTTCGAGACGGTCTATTTCCGTTTCCGTTTCATCGCCCCCATCTTTGTCCTGCGTCAGTGGGTCAAGCACCGGATATCGAGCTGGAACGAGTTTTCCATGCGCTACCGCAAACCGATATCGGAAGCTTATGTGCCCGATCTCGCCGCCCGCAGCGTCGACGGGTATGCAGTGCTCGACGACGAGGCCGTGGCAGAATACGAGGCATTGCTGAGCGATTTGTTTGCCTGGTACGAGCGGCACTACGAAGCCGCCTGCGCGCGCATCGATGCGGCACGTGTGGAGGGCGCCCTGCCTGCCAAAAGTGGCGGGCGAGATCCCTACCGTGGCCGGGCACGGGAACTATTACGCAACGTGATGCCGGTAGCGGCCTATTCCGATGTCTACTGGACCGTGAACTTCCGTAGCTTGATGAACTTCTTCCGCCTGCGGCGCAAGCCCGATGCCCAGTACGAAATTCGCCAGTACGCCGACGCCGCTTATCTTCTCTTCTCCCGCCGCCTGCCGCTACTGGCCAGCACCATGGAGCAGGTCCTCCGCGAGAGTCACGGCTGA
- the pilM gene encoding type IV pilus assembly protein PilM: MLRMPRPPLLGLDIGLDAVKLVELSSSRGQLSVTHADSETIPNDPATEPNGRELESSSSAIRTILQRSRIRAKRTATALPSNNAIVKIISLPSGMRDDVIEDQIRYEGQQYIPFPMEQVNFDFAALGPDPERKGYQQILLIASKKDHVEDISAILEGASLKPSILDVRQFSLWTLINHLQPQISSEKGGVVLIEIGTNATGVHVFESSQPIYSRDHNFGTAKLTERISQHFGLTREDAMRMQRFGGLPQEYEKDVLAPFVAELGRELLRALDFFQASLPDVNLRKIALFGPGANLAGITKQLASLPIETPDPFAGMAIGSAVNERFLRSEGSSMAVACGLALRRFAE, translated from the coding sequence ATGCTGCGCATGCCCCGTCCCCCGCTGCTCGGTCTGGATATTGGACTGGATGCAGTGAAACTTGTAGAGCTGTCTTCCAGTCGGGGGCAGTTGTCCGTTACCCATGCCGACAGTGAGACGATCCCGAACGACCCGGCCACAGAGCCAAATGGGCGGGAACTGGAGTCCAGCAGCAGCGCCATCCGCACGATTCTGCAGCGATCACGCATCCGCGCCAAAAGGACTGCAACAGCATTACCTTCCAACAACGCCATCGTCAAAATTATCTCTCTACCATCGGGAATGCGCGATGACGTCATCGAGGACCAGATTCGCTACGAGGGTCAACAGTACATTCCCTTCCCCATGGAGCAGGTCAATTTTGACTTCGCCGCGCTGGGGCCGGATCCAGAACGGAAGGGATATCAGCAGATACTCCTTATCGCCAGCAAAAAAGATCATGTGGAAGACATTTCCGCCATACTGGAAGGCGCCAGCCTCAAGCCCAGCATTCTCGATGTACGGCAATTTTCCCTATGGACCCTGATCAATCATCTACAACCCCAAATCAGTAGCGAAAAGGGAGGCGTCGTCCTCATCGAGATCGGCACCAACGCGACCGGGGTGCATGTTTTCGAGAGCTCCCAACCGATCTATTCTCGCGACCACAATTTTGGCACGGCGAAACTGACGGAGAGAATTTCGCAGCATTTTGGCCTGACCCGGGAAGATGCCATGCGGATGCAACGGTTCGGCGGCTTACCCCAAGAATATGAAAAGGACGTGCTAGCCCCATTTGTCGCCGAACTCGGTCGGGAACTCCTGCGTGCTCTGGATTTTTTTCAAGCCAGCTTACCCGATGTGAATTTGCGAAAGATCGCGCTTTTCGGCCCGGGTGCCAATCTGGCGGGTATCACAAAACAGCTCGCCTCCTTGCCGATTGAGACTCCCGACCCGTTCGCCGGGATGGCCATCGGGTCGGCCGTGAACGAGCGTTTTTTGCGCAGCGAAGGTTCTTCCATGGCGGTAGCCTGCGGACTCGCTCTTCGGAGGTTTGCTGAATGA
- a CDS encoding SCP2 sterol-binding domain-containing protein: protein MMIKNLLMSAVLGSVLVAPALAFAAAPDFMSPEWANELCSAWNQNDTLTTKLAGSWIKNNGGKGYKVMEISDSSMKSTPPVQLEIAPKDGKAECIYGGAVKVTDLNYNYDYKMWATTHDWHHMGSPMMAMMFGRLNFKGPKMEAMENMGPFAEFLKLVKEVPATVPAS, encoded by the coding sequence ATGATGATCAAAAATCTGTTGATGTCTGCCGTACTCGGTTCGGTCCTTGTGGCGCCTGCGCTGGCCTTTGCCGCAGCGCCGGATTTCATGTCCCCGGAATGGGCAAACGAGCTGTGCAGTGCCTGGAATCAGAACGACACTCTGACCACCAAGCTGGCTGGTTCCTGGATCAAGAACAACGGTGGAAAGGGCTATAAAGTCATGGAGATTTCCGATTCATCCATGAAATCGACCCCGCCCGTGCAACTGGAAATCGCGCCCAAGGATGGCAAGGCAGAATGCATTTACGGCGGCGCCGTGAAGGTTACCGACCTCAACTATAACTACGATTATAAAATGTGGGCCACAACCCACGACTGGCATCACATGGGTTCCCCGATGATGGCAATGATGTTTGGACGCCTGAACTTCAAGGGACCCAAGATGGAAGCCATGGAAAACATGGGTCCGTTCGCGGAGTTTCTGAAGCTGGTGAAG
- the aroB gene encoding 3-dehydroquinate synthase: MPSLQVQLGARSYPIQIGSGILHDAQRFLPHLSTGAIAILSDDLVAPLYLPALRETLAHAQRPLVEIIVPHGEGSKSFAQVENVCGQMLAAGLGRDSTLCALGGGVIGDLGGFVAAIYQRGIPFLQIPTTLLAMVDSSVGGKTGINHPLGKNMIGAFYQPRAVIADVDTLDSLPEREFRSGLAEVIKYGLINDPGFFAWLEEHLDAILAEDGDALARIIHDSCADKAEVVARDELEGGLRAILNYGHTFGHAIEAATGYGTYLHGEAVAIGMVMAADLSRRLDLLRESEQARIFRLIQAAGLPTHAPRLPAEEYLRFMRLDKKAAGGQIRFILLRSIGESIITGDVPEAAVRQTLNAFME; this comes from the coding sequence ATGCCTAGCCTTCAAGTCCAACTCGGCGCACGCTCCTACCCCATACAGATTGGTTCCGGGATTCTGCACGACGCGCAACGCTTTCTGCCCCACCTAAGCACGGGCGCCATTGCCATCCTTTCCGACGACTTAGTGGCCCCCCTCTACCTTCCTGCCCTGCGCGAGACTCTGGCACATGCGCAGCGTCCACTGGTGGAAATCATTGTGCCGCATGGCGAGGGGAGCAAATCTTTCGCCCAGGTGGAAAACGTCTGTGGGCAAATGCTAGCGGCGGGACTCGGACGGGATAGCACCCTGTGCGCCCTAGGCGGAGGTGTCATCGGCGATCTGGGCGGCTTCGTCGCCGCCATCTACCAGCGCGGCATTCCTTTTCTGCAAATCCCGACGACCCTGCTGGCGATGGTGGACTCCTCGGTGGGTGGCAAAACCGGCATCAATCATCCCTTGGGCAAGAACATGATCGGCGCCTTCTATCAGCCGCGCGCGGTGATTGCCGATGTCGACACTCTGGACAGTCTGCCCGAGCGCGAATTTCGCTCCGGGCTGGCCGAAGTCATCAAGTACGGACTGATCAACGACCCGGGCTTTTTCGCCTGGCTGGAAGAGCACCTCGACGCCATTCTCGCCGAAGATGGCGATGCCCTGGCACGGATCATTCACGACTCCTGCGCAGACAAGGCCGAGGTTGTCGCCCGCGACGAGCTGGAGGGCGGCCTGCGCGCCATCCTCAATTATGGCCATACCTTTGGCCACGCCATCGAGGCTGCCACCGGTTATGGCACCTATTTGCACGGTGAGGCGGTTGCCATCGGCATGGTCATGGCCGCTGATCTTTCTCGTCGTCTCGATCTGCTGCGCGAGAGTGAGCAAGCGCGCATCTTTCGCCTGATTCAGGCGGCCGGTCTGCCGACGCACGCCCCGCGTCTGCCGGCAGAGGAATACCTTCGCTTCATGCGCCTCGACAAAAAGGCTGCCGGCGGACAGATCCGCTTCATCCTCCTGCGCAGCATCGGCGAATCGATCATCACCGGTGACGTGCCGGAAGCTGCCGTGCGGCAGACCCTCAACGCCTTCATGGAGTGA
- a CDS encoding deoxyguanosinetriphosphate triphosphohydrolase: MGTLASYAAHPEQSRGRRHAENEPTGGRSEYQRDRDRVIHSTAFRRLEYKTQVFVNHEGDLYRTRLTHSLEVGQVGRSIARQLHLDEDLVEAISLAHDLGHTPFGHAGQDALNACMAEYGGFEHNIQSLRVVDVLEMRYGDFPGLNLTFETREGILKHCSRNRAEKLGDVGERFLNGEQPSLEAQITNLADEIAYNNHDIDDGLRAGLLNLDALIEETMFGPIYLAVAQRYPAASRTVLRHEAGRRLINLLITDLVEHTSSRITAAEIRSPAGVRQYPEPLAAHSPNMVRAIRTLKSFLMQNLYRHPQVHRQAEKAKRTVRQIFELLFTDPQLLPRKQQSFLRDHPGDLRRRARVVADYIAGMTDRFAIAEHERLFNPRSGA; this comes from the coding sequence GTGGGAACTCTAGCCAGTTACGCGGCGCATCCAGAGCAAAGCCGGGGGCGGCGTCACGCTGAGAACGAGCCGACCGGCGGCCGCAGCGAATACCAACGCGACCGGGATCGAGTCATCCACTCCACTGCCTTCCGCCGCCTGGAGTATAAAACGCAGGTCTTCGTCAATCATGAGGGAGATCTCTACCGCACCCGCCTCACCCATAGTCTGGAAGTGGGCCAAGTAGGGCGTTCCATTGCTCGCCAGCTGCATCTGGATGAAGACTTGGTGGAGGCTATCTCCCTAGCCCACGACCTGGGGCACACCCCCTTTGGACATGCCGGTCAGGATGCCCTGAACGCCTGCATGGCGGAGTACGGTGGCTTTGAGCACAACATTCAGTCCCTGCGCGTCGTCGATGTACTCGAGATGCGCTACGGCGATTTCCCGGGTCTGAACCTGACCTTCGAGACCCGCGAGGGGATACTCAAGCATTGCAGCCGCAATCGTGCAGAGAAGCTCGGGGACGTTGGCGAGCGCTTTCTCAACGGCGAACAGCCCAGCCTAGAGGCGCAGATCACCAATCTGGCAGACGAAATCGCATATAACAACCATGACATCGATGACGGCTTGCGTGCCGGGCTACTCAATCTCGATGCGCTCATCGAGGAAACCATGTTCGGCCCGATCTATCTTGCGGTAGCGCAGCGGTATCCTGCGGCATCGCGCACGGTGTTACGGCACGAGGCCGGTCGTCGTTTGATCAATCTGCTGATCACCGATCTGGTGGAACATACCTCGTCCCGAATCACCGCCGCGGAAATTCGGAGTCCTGCGGGTGTACGGCAGTATCCCGAACCGCTCGCTGCCCACAGTCCGAACATGGTCCGCGCCATTCGCACCCTGAAGAGTTTTCTGATGCAGAACCTCTATCGCCATCCCCAGGTACATCGCCAAGCCGAAAAGGCGAAGCGCACGGTACGACAGATTTTCGAGCTGCTCTTTACCGATCCGCAGCTCCTGCCGCGCAAACAGCAAAGCTTTCTGCGCGACCACCCCGGCGATCTGCGGCGGCGTGCCCGGGTAGTGGCTGATTACATTGCCGGTATGACCGACCGCTTTGCCATCGCCGAACATGAGAGACTTTTCAATCCCCGGTCTGGAGCGTAG